In Candidatus Zixiibacteriota bacterium, the sequence TGTATTATTAATTTTCTGTTTAAACTCGTTACGAGTGCTGTTGATTTCCTCCTGCCGGGAGTTGAGCCTGATGCGTTCTTCCGAAAGCTGAGCGATCTGTTCTTTGAGTTCCTCGAACTGGTTTTTACGGCCCACCAGCAGGATCTCCTCGGTACCGCCGATTGCCAGGGATTTGGAAAAATCGAGCATCTCACCCATGGGGGAAACCATATCGAAACCGGACACGCCGGTCTGTTCAAAGAGCCTGTCGGCGACAATTATATCCTTGAAGAGATAACGCGACAGCCTGCTGAACTCAGGCTCGGTCTGGATAAATTTATACAGTTGACCGTGGATACCCGGGTTGTTGGGAAAGCTGATTTCAGGATCATCCGGTTCGGGCACATTCTCAAGTATAATCAGTCCAAAACGGCCGAAATCGTTCTCACGTCCGTGGGCGATAACATCCTCGGCCGTCTTTTGATCGCGTACCACGAAATAATTGGACAGCTCGCCCAGGACAGTCTGTACACAGGCCTGGTATTTTTCCGGCGGGTTTATGATGTTCGCAACCGTGTCCAGAATTCCGGGAAAGCGCTCCTTGATATTGCCGATCTGGGCCGCCCCGGAAGTGTATCCTTCATATTGATGGATGATCTTTTCGACCATCTTTAGTTCGGCTTCGAGCTGGTGACTTTTACTGTCGATCTTTTGGCGTTTTACCTCGGACTGTTTAAACTCATCTTCGAGCTGGTCCAGGTTCTGGTTGTATTCACCGAGGTTGTTCTGCTTTGATGTTATAAATGAGTTACTTTCGGCTACTTTCTTTTCGAGTTCGGATTTTTCATTGTTATAATTTTTAAGATCCTGTTCAAGAGATGTTATCTCATTTTCGAGTTCCTCGGTCTTTTCAAGCGATGTAGTGTATTTCAAGTTCAGGGTAATCTGGTTTTCCTGGCTCGAGTTGATTTCCTTTTCGATTTTATCAATTTCCGCCTGCAGGCGATCATAGGAACCGATCAGCTGATTCAAACGCGATGAGACCTGGTTAAGAGCTTCTTCAGATTTAGTGACTTGTTCAGAAAGTTCGGACGATTCTGATTTTAACCTGGTGACTTCTCCATCGGCCTTGTCGATCTCTTCCTCGAGACTCTCCTGGCGATGTTCATGCGAGCGGATTTCCTCCACCGTTTGAATATGGCGATTGCGGGTGTTTTCGAGCTTCTCACGCAGTACAGAGATTCGGTTCTCACAACTGTGAAGTTTTTCGGTCAGTTGAGCGATGTTTTCGCGTTTCTCACGCAGGGCATTCTCTTTTTCGGAGAGAGTCAACTTAAACTTCTCGCGATCGAGATCGATCACCTTTTCTTCTGACCTGAGGCTTTCGATCTCGTCATTGACTTCGGTTTTTCGGGATTCGAGATCATCGAGTTCCTGATTGATGGAAACCCATTGATCGATCGCCAGCCTGACACCCAGTTTTTCAATTCTGCTGTTGAGTTCCTGGTGTCGTTTGGCCTTGGATACCTGGCGTTTGAGCGAGTTGGCCTGCGATGACACCTCGGTATAGAGGTCCTCGAGACGCAGAAGATCGGCATCGGTGTTCTCGAGTTTGCGCAGGGCGTCCTTTTTGCGCTGTTTGTACTTGGTAATCCCAGAGGCTTCCTCAAAGAAGCGACGGCGATCCTCGGCCTTGTCGGAGAGGATGACATCGATCATGTCCTGCTCGATAACCGAATATGTGCCCGAGGTCAGCCCGGTATCCAGAAACATCTCGGTGATATCTTTCAGCCGGCAGGGGACTTTGTTGATGAAAAATTCGGAATCCCCGGACCGGTACAGGCGCCGGGTCAGGGTAACCTGGTTGTAGGGAGAGGCCAGGACGCCTTTGCTGTTGTCCAAAGTCAGGTTGACCTCAGCCATTCCCAGGGGCTTGATGTCGCGCGTGCCGGAGAAGATTACTTCCTCGAGTTTTCCACCGCGCAAAATCGACATGCGGGTTTCACCCAGAACCCATCTTAATGCATCCAGTATATTCGTCTTCCCGCAACCGTTGGGGCCTACAATACAGGATATGCCGTGTGAAAAGTGCAGTACGGTTTTTTCGGGAAATGACTTAAAACCCAGTAGTTGCAATCTATCTAAATACATCGATGTCCTCTTCTCAGTTGTTGATGCCGGCCTTGAGCGATTTCAAGACGTCCATAATCGATCTTAAGATCAGCTTCTCGTTCTGGATGTAGTTCGATTTTATCTCGAGATTGTAAATCGGAGAGCCCCAGCTCCCGTAGTTTCCGATCCTGACAGGGACTTTTGAGCAGGCGGCGACATAGGCATTGAAGTAGTCCTTGCGGACTGCCAGGTCGATCAAAAGGTCAGCATCTTCTTTGACCACTTTATCGACAAACTGCCTGCCGGGAAGCCCGCTCCAGAGCATCTCGGTGTAACTCGGTTCCAGCTTGGTGGCCTTTTTGAGGTAATCCACCCGTTTGACACCCGCGTCACGATTGCCGACCAGGGTAAACCTGGCCTGGTCAAAAAGCTCAGTCAATTCCTTGATGAAATTGTCCGCGCTTTTCTGTTCATTGGGCTGGGAGGGATACAAAAGGACAATTTTATCGGGCGCGTTGAAGATATCCGAGAGGCTGTAATCCCGCCGGTCGGTTTTGCGCAACTGCCACTTGAACTTTATATCCCTGAGTATCTTCTTCAGAAACATTACCTGACATCCGTGGTATCGACAAATTCTATCCAGTTGGAACGATTCAGCAACAGGCTGTGCTCACCGGCAAAATCCAAGCTGTCGGTCTTGAGCCTGAAACCGTTGACATAGTATTTCGTTTTATCCATCCTCTCGCAGGAAATAACCAGTTCCTCATCGGCTACAAAAGTCCATGTCCTGCTCGGATTGACAAGCTTCTGGGTACTGTCACCATCGGCAACCAACGTAACCTGTTGTTGTTGCTCCGGATTTATGATAAGCTCGAGTTTGTCGTAACTGGCTAAAAACCGTTCACGCAGGATCTCGGTGGAATCAACAATCGGCGGAGCGGTAATTGCCGGTTCGGTTTCCGCTTCGCTGTCGCCGTGAGTATCGGCTTCATGTTGTTCCGTCTGGTGAGCTGTTTGTGCATGAGAACCTTCGCCTTCTTCCCCGCCCCGGAAAGTGATCAGTATTATCAACGCGATGAAGGCCACGAAAACGATCACACCGGTTAGAATCAGATAGTTTACGATTTCCGGTTTCTGGCCGGAAGGAGCTTTTTCAGTTTCCTTTTTCTGGTGGGGCTGTTTCTTTTCGGGTTTGTGATTTGCTCCCTGCTTTTTAGCGTCGACCACAGGTTTGAGCGGTGCCGGCTGTTGTTTTTTCTGTTTTGGAGGACGAGCCTGTTGCTTAGCGGGCTTTTTGCCCTCGACCTGGAAGGTCTGCATCAGCTCATCATAGTCGATCTCGAGCGTCTCGCAGTAGGATTTTAAAAACAGGGTCAGGTATGGTCCGGTGGGAAGATCATCCAGACGATCATCTTCTATGGCCTCGAGGTAATGCTGTTTGATACGGGTTACCTCGGCCAGTTCTTCGATCGTGACTTCCTTTTCTTCACGGATCGATTTCAGGTATTTACCGAGGGAGTTATCCTCGGCTGACGGGTCAAATTCTATGAACAATTTTATACCTCGCTTTTCATCTCTTCCATAAGATCGCCGAACAGTTTGGCTGGAAAACCAACGATGTTATCAAGTTCACCCCGGTAGGATTCTACCAGTTCACCGCCTTTGCCCTGAATGGCGTAGGCGCCGGCTTTGCCAAACGGTTCACCGGAGGTTATATAATCTTCGATATTCTTTTCACTCAATCGTTTGAACTGCACATGGCTGACAGCGTGGCCACATACGATCCTGCCGTTTTCCGGGTTGCGCAATGCGACGGCTGTAATCACCTGGTGCTCCTGGCCGGACAGGCTTTTAAGCATACGGGCCGCGTCGGCCTCATCAGCGGGCTTATTGATTATCTCACCGCCTCTGACCACGATCGTGTCCGCGGCGATGATCATGGCGCTGTCAGTTTCGGAAACTGCCTCCGCTTTTAATTTTGCCAGTCTTTCGGCGTAACCGCCCGGATGACCGTTGTGAGAAATGTTCTCATCCACATCCGGAACTACTTTTACAAATTCGATCCCCAGCAGGTTCATGATTTCCGCCCTGCGGGGTGAGTTAGAAGCCAGAATTATACGGTACCCGGAAGCATTCTGCTTGAGTCTGTCCGCTAATTCAGGCGGATAAGATAGATTGTATCTCATATCGTTTTACTGTCAACAATAATAGTTACCGGTCCCCAATTATTGATTTCGACCAGCATCCGGGCGCCGAATTCGCCTCTGGCGACATTTACGTCTTCGCTTTCACAGGCTTCAATAAACTCCTCGTAGAGTTCTTCGGCCTGTTGCGGTTCGCAGGCGTCGGAAAACGAAGGACGGTGGCCTTTACGGGTATCCGCCAGGAGGGTGAACTGCGAGACCACCATGACATCGTAACCCTGTTTCAAACAGGAGTAATTGAACTTGCCGTGCTGATCCTCGAAGATGCGCATATTCAGGCATTTGTAGGCCAGCTTGCGCACATCATGGGAGGAGTCGCCCTCGGCCGCGCCAACCAGTAGTACCAGCCCGGGTCCGATTTTTCCAATTTCCTTGCCATCGACTGAAACACGTGCCGACTTTACGCGTTGCAGAACCACTCTCATAATCACAGGAATTTAGACACAGCGAGGTTTAAAGTCAACAAAAACCACTTAATATAACTTCCGGAAACTCTTATTCCGTGCGGATTTCGCGGGTGTTTTCGATAACAGCGGCCCCGACCGAATCACCCCATACATTGACAGCTGTACGGAAACGGTCCAAAAGCCAGTCGACCGCCAGAATCGAGGCTATTCCCTCCACCGGCAGATTAACCGCCTGGAGCACGATTACCATAGTAACCAGACCCGCCTGGGGAATCCCGGCCGCGCCGATTGCTGCCAGGGTAGCGGTCAGGACGATTATGATCTGCTGGCCGAACGTGAGGTCGACGCCGTATAGCTGGGCGATAAAGATCGCCGCTACCGCTTCATAGAGAGCGGTACCGTCCATGTTAATAGTGGCTCCCAGCGGAAGCACGAATGAGGCCGCCTTGCGGTTGACCTTGTTATATTTCTGGACGCAGTCGAGAGTGATCGGAAGGGTGGCCGAGGAAGATGCCGTGGAAAAGGCTGTAGCTACAGCCTGGAAAACATTTGACCCGTACTTCAGGGGATTACGCCTTGTCAGCAGATAGAGAATTAAAGGCAGGATGATGAAAGCGTGTATCGACAGGCCGGTCAACACGCTCAGCGAGTACTTGCTGACTTTCAGGATTTCATACAAGACCGGGTTGACCCCGCCTGTTATTGATGGGTCGGATGTGGCGATCACCGTGGCGATTTTTCCGGCTACAAGCCCAAACACCCCGACCGGCGCGAACCACATGATGATATGCACCATCTTCATGATAACTTCGTTTAAGCCGTCGAAGATCTCGATCAGCATCTCCCCTTTTTTACCGATCGTGGTCAAAACAGCGCCGAAGAAGAGCGAAAAGATTATCAAGGGCAGTACCCTGGTCTCAGCCATCGCCTCAAAGACATTGGTCGGGATCAGTTTCAGGAAAAAACCGAGAATAGAAAATTCACCGGCATCGGCCACTGGTTCGGCCGACTGGTTAAAGATGCTCTGACCGACTCCGGGCTGAATCAGGTTGACGACTATTATTCCAATTATCACCGAGGCGAAAGTGGTCATAAGGTAATAGCCGACTGTTTTTGCGGCAGTACCTCCCAGCTTGCGGATGTCACCCAGGGCGGCCACACCAGTCACCATCGATGTGATAATTAGCGGAATAACAATCATCTTGAGGGCATTCAGAAACAGGGTGCCGAAAAAAGATGCCCAAACCATCTTTTCGCCCAGCGTGTACCCCAGAAATCCGCCCAGGATGATTCCGATCAGGATGCCGATCAGTATTATTTTGTTGCTGTCAGAATCGCCGACTTTCATGACCTCCCCAGGATAAACTAAATTCTATTGTATCATTTCAGCAGACGACGGTCAACTAAAAGTATGACATCGACAGTGGCTACAAGGTAAATAAAAACCCCGCCTTAAATGACGGGGTTTTTACAGAGTAAACTGCTGTATCTATCGAATCAGGCTGAAGACGATGTCCGAGAGGAAGGAGTTCGGCGAACCCGAGACACCTTCGCAGACATAAGTGTCGGTCCAGTCGTAGGTGTTGCCGCCAGATTCGGCATGGACTGTGATGGTCGAGGAATTAGTGAAAGTGATCGTCATGCTGTATGATCCCTGCCCTCCGCCATCCGGGCCGGAAACATTCATGGTGGCGTCAGCGGTAATCGTACCGGATTGCGGGCAACCACTGTTATCGTCGATTACCAGGTTGCTGATGGTCAGATCATAGACGATATCTCCGGTAACAATCCCTTCTGAGCCACTGCCGGTCA encodes:
- the smc gene encoding chromosome segregation protein SMC yields the protein MYLDRLQLLGFKSFPEKTVLHFSHGISCIVGPNGCGKTNILDALRWVLGETRMSILRGGKLEEVIFSGTRDIKPLGMAEVNLTLDNSKGVLASPYNQVTLTRRLYRSGDSEFFINKVPCRLKDITEMFLDTGLTSGTYSVIEQDMIDVILSDKAEDRRRFFEEASGITKYKQRKKDALRKLENTDADLLRLEDLYTEVSSQANSLKRQVSKAKRHQELNSRIEKLGVRLAIDQWVSINQELDDLESRKTEVNDEIESLRSEEKVIDLDREKFKLTLSEKENALREKRENIAQLTEKLHSCENRISVLREKLENTRNRHIQTVEEIRSHEHRQESLEEEIDKADGEVTRLKSESSELSEQVTKSEEALNQVSSRLNQLIGSYDRLQAEIDKIEKEINSSQENQITLNLKYTTSLEKTEELENEITSLEQDLKNYNNEKSELEKKVAESNSFITSKQNNLGEYNQNLDQLEDEFKQSEVKRQKIDSKSHQLEAELKMVEKIIHQYEGYTSGAAQIGNIKERFPGILDTVANIINPPEKYQACVQTVLGELSNYFVVRDQKTAEDVIAHGRENDFGRFGLIILENVPEPDDPEISFPNNPGIHGQLYKFIQTEPEFSRLSRYLFKDIIVADRLFEQTGVSGFDMVSPMGEMLDFSKSLAIGGTEEILLVGRKNQFEELKEQIAQLSEERIRLNSRQEEINSTRNEFKQKINNTSDLIAEKKEELASLNATLAQSRIKINSTSGQIDEKRKYVDNLRDQLEKIDSEKSGLGKKVSTQRNHLDENQGQAQSLKEQINELTQTRDKSSQSLSDLKMRLFSIEASLETAENNHRRLNELKTEIDNSLSDKTRMINDLVLTSTEIRRELILLENDLEQTFETKEKASDELISAEGEIAEIDAKFNEYDKRLKQLRARLEELSGNLHTIDLKLNSLATQKETLLSDTSERYDCDLNAQSRVIHLSDEERADSQSELNDLKDRLQKLGPVNLLALEEYDQTRSRADFLKNQIEDLNKAKEDLRLTISRINSTARKKFIETFKIVRENFQNVFCELFEGGEANLRLDENVDPLEATIHISARPRGKKLLSIHQLSGGERALSALSLLFAFYMVKPSPFCILDEVDAPLDDANIGRFLKLIKRFTENTQFIIITHNKLTMEAAETLYGITMSKPGVSQVVSVNLKRGVEQVELIEKVDRDELTDEPANDDAVIETEQDDRIETDEGVEVTK
- a CDS encoding helix-turn-helix domain-containing protein; the encoded protein is MKLFIEFDPSAEDNSLGKYLKSIREEKEVTIEELAEVTRIKQHYLEAIEDDRLDDLPTGPYLTLFLKSYCETLEIDYDELMQTFQVEGKKPAKQQARPPKQKKQQPAPLKPVVDAKKQGANHKPEKKQPHQKKETEKAPSGQKPEIVNYLILTGVIVFVAFIALIILITFRGGEEGEGSHAQTAHQTEQHEADTHGDSEAETEPAITAPPIVDSTEILRERFLASYDKLELIINPEQQQQVTLVADGDSTQKLVNPSRTWTFVADEELVISCERMDKTKYYVNGFRLKTDSLDFAGEHSLLLNRSNWIEFVDTTDVR
- the maf gene encoding septum formation protein Maf; amino-acid sequence: MRYNLSYPPELADRLKQNASGYRIILASNSPRRAEIMNLLGIEFVKVVPDVDENISHNGHPGGYAERLAKLKAEAVSETDSAMIIAADTIVVRGGEIINKPADEADAARMLKSLSGQEHQVITAVALRNPENGRIVCGHAVSHVQFKRLSEKNIEDYITSGEPFGKAGAYAIQGKGGELVESYRGELDNIVGFPAKLFGDLMEEMKSEV
- a CDS encoding D-tyrosyl-tRNA(Tyr) deacylase, with protein sequence MRVVLQRVKSARVSVDGKEIGKIGPGLVLLVGAAEGDSSHDVRKLAYKCLNMRIFEDQHGKFNYSCLKQGYDVMVVSQFTLLADTRKGHRPSFSDACEPQQAEELYEEFIEACESEDVNVARGEFGARMLVEINNWGPVTIIVDSKTI
- a CDS encoding cation:dicarboxylase symporter family transporter translates to MKVGDSDSNKIILIGILIGIILGGFLGYTLGEKMVWASFFGTLFLNALKMIVIPLIITSMVTGVAALGDIRKLGGTAAKTVGYYLMTTFASVIIGIIVVNLIQPGVGQSIFNQSAEPVADAGEFSILGFFLKLIPTNVFEAMAETRVLPLIIFSLFFGAVLTTIGKKGEMLIEIFDGLNEVIMKMVHIIMWFAPVGVFGLVAGKIATVIATSDPSITGGVNPVLYEILKVSKYSLSVLTGLSIHAFIILPLILYLLTRRNPLKYGSNVFQAVATAFSTASSSATLPITLDCVQKYNKVNRKAASFVLPLGATINMDGTALYEAVAAIFIAQLYGVDLTFGQQIIIVLTATLAAIGAAGIPQAGLVTMVIVLQAVNLPVEGIASILAVDWLLDRFRTAVNVWGDSVGAAVIENTREIRTE